In Syntrophales bacterium, a single window of DNA contains:
- a CDS encoding acetyl-CoA hydrolase/transferase C-terminal domain-containing protein: MSWKDVYNSRLMSAQDAAKIVQSGDRFWTPLLLGQPSMLIMDAIADRKDELKDVEYCFALVLRPYKLFKPEYRDAFKLVCGFYSTPHLQELAKTEWSNFWPAQSSDISIKNLHRQRTYPRRGGIVMQVTPPDEHGYVNLGLDTFYTEQIMDQSDWIIAEVNENMPRTYGQTNFHVSRFTAFVENPNPVIAVPTPPPSDVEIKMAENVVKLLRDRDCIQVGIGAVPAMISKLLEHSGLKDMGIHTEMAPAGTHKLVEKGVVTCKYKKVNNGKIILAFTMGDKELYDFLANNPMVEYRPTIYANYIPTLAQEENVVAINGSIEVDLTGQIVSESVGNLMRTGSGGQLDFVIGSFWSKGGRAINLVPSTTLNDTVSRIVPYISWGSRVTVPRHYAGFIVTEYGAADLYGRTEPERAEELIKIAHPKFREELEKAGRERGLIKKKTF, encoded by the coding sequence ATGAGCTGGAAGGATGTTTACAACAGCAGGCTGATGTCGGCACAGGACGCAGCTAAGATCGTTCAATCAGGCGACCGTTTTTGGACCCCTTTGCTTCTGGGACAGCCGTCCATGCTGATCATGGACGCCATCGCAGACCGTAAGGACGAACTCAAGGACGTGGAGTACTGTTTCGCTCTCGTTCTCCGACCCTACAAACTCTTCAAGCCGGAATACCGGGATGCCTTCAAGCTGGTCTGCGGATTCTACAGCACGCCGCATCTCCAGGAGCTTGCCAAGACGGAATGGTCCAACTTCTGGCCCGCCCAGAGCTCGGATATCTCCATCAAAAACTTGCACCGCCAGCGGACCTATCCCCGCCGCGGAGGCATCGTCATGCAGGTCACGCCCCCGGACGAGCACGGCTACGTGAACCTCGGGCTGGATACGTTCTACACAGAGCAGATCATGGATCAGTCGGACTGGATCATCGCCGAGGTGAACGAGAACATGCCCCGGACCTACGGACAGACAAACTTCCACGTCTCCCGCTTCACCGCCTTCGTTGAAAATCCCAACCCGGTCATTGCCGTCCCCACCCCTCCGCCTTCGGATGTGGAAATCAAGATGGCGGAAAACGTCGTGAAGCTCCTTCGGGATCGGGACTGCATCCAGGTGGGCATCGGCGCCGTTCCGGCCATGATCAGCAAGCTCCTGGAGCACTCGGGGCTCAAGGACATGGGCATCCACACAGAGATGGCCCCGGCGGGAACCCACAAACTGGTCGAGAAGGGGGTCGTTACCTGCAAGTACAAGAAAGTGAACAACGGCAAGATCATCCTGGCCTTCACCATGGGGGACAAGGAACTCTACGACTTCCTGGCCAACAACCCCATGGTGGAATACCGCCCGACCATCTACGCGAACTACATCCCGACCCTTGCCCAGGAGGAGAACGTGGTGGCCATCAATGGCTCCATCGAAGTAGACCTGACGGGGCAGATCGTCTCCGAGTCCGTCGGAAATTTGATGCGGACTGGTTCAGGCGGCCAGTTGGACTTCGTCATCGGCTCCTTCTGGTCCAAGGGCGGCCGGGCCATCAATCTGGTGCCGTCGACTACGCTGAATGACACGGTCTCCAGAATTGTCCCCTATATCTCGTGGGGTTCCAGGGTCACAGTGCCCCGTCATTACGCGGGATTCATCGTCACAGAATACGGGGCAGCGGACCTTTACGGCCGGACGGAACCGGAGCGGGCGGAGGAACTGATCAAGATCGCCCATCCGAAATTCCGGGAAGAACTGGAAAAGGCGGGTCGGGAACGGGGCCTGATCAAGAAAAAGACCTTCTGA
- the ileS gene encoding isoleucine--tRNA ligase has translation MMDYKGSLNLPKTDFPMKANLAQREPEMLRAWDEADIYGKIRDVSKGRPAYILHDGPPYANGNIHLGTALNKIIKDMVIKSRNMSGFDSIYVPGWDCHGLPIEHQVDKELGEKRYEMSQADKRRFCRAYAEKFVDIQRQQFKRLGVFGDWPNPYLTMTYDYEAITVAEFGKLWLGGSVYKGKKPVYWCASCKTALAEAEVEYGDHTTPSIYVKFPMISDISAVRPALKGEKVSVVIWTTTPWTIPANLAIAFHEEFLYVAVKIENEVLILAKDLLDYCLDAFGWKGKPYEILDEFPGREMEGLKCRHPLIDRESLLILAPFVTLEAGTGCVHIAPGHGQEDYEIGMEYGLDNYAPVDEDGKFTPDVADFAGQFVFDANGPVNEKLREKGALLGLVDIEHSYPHCWRCKQPIIFRSTEQWFISMERNDLRKKTLEAIDTVRWIPSWGRDRIYGMVENRPDWCISRQRLWGVPITIFYCTACQNEFLTKEMLDHVVSLVRQYGADVWYEREAKDLMPSGTVCPHCQGTEFRKETNILDVWFDSGVSHAAVLETWSNLHSPADMYLEGSDQHRGWFHSSLLESVGSRNRAPYRNVLTHGFVVDGEGKKMSKSVGNVVDPQDIIDKYGAEILRLWVAAEDYTVDIRISEEILKRLVEAYRRIRNTSRFILGNLYDFDRRKDSVAYDDMEEMDRWALHRLQEITQRVVDAYENFQFHVAFYTLHNFCTVDLSALYLDVLKDRFYTSRAASRERRSAQTAVTIILDAMARLLAPIMTFTAEEIWSALPAWDGKAASVHLTDFPKADPALLKAELGEQWKALITLKGEIAKALELARKEKTIGHSLDARVRIAPPEGHRSLLASHLEDLRALLIVSQIELSERNALENPYESQEIEGLAVGVVRATGNKCQRCWNYSDTVGTAAAHPDLCDRCLSNLP, from the coding sequence ATGATGGACTACAAGGGCAGCCTGAACCTACCGAAGACGGATTTCCCGATGAAGGCCAACCTGGCGCAGCGGGAACCTGAAATGCTGCGTGCCTGGGACGAAGCGGATATCTACGGCAAAATCCGCGATGTCTCCAAGGGACGGCCGGCATACATCCTCCACGACGGGCCTCCCTATGCGAACGGGAACATCCATCTTGGAACCGCGCTCAACAAGATCATCAAGGACATGGTCATCAAGTCAAGGAACATGTCGGGATTCGACAGCATTTACGTACCCGGCTGGGACTGTCACGGTCTGCCCATCGAACACCAGGTCGACAAGGAACTGGGTGAGAAGCGCTACGAAATGTCCCAGGCGGACAAACGGAGATTCTGCCGGGCCTATGCAGAGAAGTTCGTGGACATCCAGCGGCAGCAGTTCAAGCGGCTAGGGGTCTTCGGCGATTGGCCGAATCCCTACCTGACCATGACCTATGACTACGAAGCCATAACGGTTGCCGAATTCGGGAAGCTCTGGCTGGGCGGAAGCGTCTACAAGGGAAAGAAACCGGTTTACTGGTGCGCTTCCTGCAAAACGGCACTCGCCGAGGCCGAAGTGGAGTACGGCGACCATACAACGCCCTCCATCTATGTAAAGTTCCCCATGATTTCCGACATCAGCGCGGTTCGGCCCGCCCTGAAGGGCGAAAAGGTCAGTGTTGTTATCTGGACGACCACTCCCTGGACGATTCCCGCCAACCTGGCCATCGCCTTTCACGAAGAGTTCCTCTACGTTGCGGTCAAGATCGAGAATGAAGTCCTGATCCTGGCCAAAGACCTCCTGGACTACTGCCTGGATGCTTTCGGCTGGAAGGGAAAGCCCTATGAGATCCTGGACGAGTTTCCCGGCCGGGAAATGGAAGGGCTCAAGTGCCGCCATCCTCTCATCGATCGCGAGAGCCTTCTCATCCTCGCCCCCTTCGTTACCCTGGAAGCGGGGACCGGATGCGTCCACATCGCCCCGGGACACGGACAGGAAGACTATGAGATCGGAATGGAATACGGGCTGGACAACTATGCCCCCGTGGACGAGGACGGCAAGTTTACCCCCGACGTGGCAGACTTTGCCGGCCAGTTCGTCTTCGACGCCAACGGCCCGGTCAACGAGAAGCTGCGGGAGAAGGGCGCCCTCCTCGGCCTGGTGGACATCGAGCATTCCTATCCCCACTGCTGGCGCTGCAAACAGCCCATCATCTTCCGGTCCACGGAGCAGTGGTTCATCTCCATGGAGCGCAACGACCTGCGGAAGAAAACCCTGGAAGCCATCGACACAGTGCGCTGGATCCCCTCCTGGGGACGGGACCGGATCTACGGCATGGTCGAGAACCGCCCGGACTGGTGCATCTCCCGCCAGCGCCTGTGGGGAGTGCCGATCACAATTTTCTACTGCACGGCGTGCCAGAATGAATTCCTGACGAAGGAGATGCTGGATCACGTTGTCTCCCTCGTCCGCCAATACGGGGCGGACGTCTGGTACGAGCGGGAGGCCAAGGATCTGATGCCGTCCGGGACGGTCTGCCCCCACTGCCAGGGAACCGAATTCCGCAAGGAGACCAACATCCTGGATGTCTGGTTCGACTCCGGAGTCAGCCATGCCGCGGTTCTGGAAACATGGTCGAACCTTCACTCCCCCGCGGACATGTACCTGGAAGGAAGCGACCAGCACCGGGGCTGGTTCCACTCGTCCCTGCTGGAATCCGTCGGAAGCAGGAACCGGGCTCCCTACCGGAACGTCCTGACCCATGGATTCGTCGTCGACGGAGAGGGTAAGAAAATGTCCAAGTCCGTCGGCAACGTCGTGGATCCCCAGGACATCATCGACAAATACGGCGCCGAAATCCTCCGCCTGTGGGTGGCCGCCGAGGACTACACGGTGGATATCCGGATCTCTGAAGAGATTCTCAAGCGCCTCGTCGAGGCCTACCGGCGTATCCGCAACACGAGCCGGTTCATCCTCGGAAACCTTTACGATTTCGACCGCCGGAAAGATTCGGTCGCTTACGACGACATGGAGGAAATGGACCGCTGGGCCCTCCATCGCCTCCAGGAGATCACACAGAGGGTCGTGGACGCATACGAAAACTTCCAGTTCCACGTCGCCTTTTACACCCTGCACAACTTCTGTACGGTGGACTTGAGTGCCCTGTACCTGGATGTCCTGAAGGACCGCTTCTACACATCCAGGGCGGCGTCCCGGGAGCGCCGCTCCGCCCAGACGGCCGTCACGATCATTCTTGACGCCATGGCCCGCCTGCTGGCTCCGATCATGACGTTCACTGCGGAAGAGATCTGGTCCGCCCTGCCGGCCTGGGACGGAAAGGCCGCCAGCGTCCACCTGACGGATTTCCCGAAGGCCGACCCGGCGCTCCTGAAAGCGGAGCTCGGAGAGCAGTGGAAAGCCTTGATCACCCTGAAGGGCGAAATCGCCAAGGCCCTGGAGCTGGCCAGAAAGGAAAAAACGATCGGCCACTCCCTCGATGCCCGGGTCCGGATTGCTCCTCCGGAAGGACACCGGTCCCTCCTGGCGTCGCACCTGGAGGATCTGCGGGCGCTCCTAATTGTCTCCCAGATCGAGCTGAGCGAGCGGAACGCCCTTGAGAACCCTTACGAAAGCCAGGAAATCGAGGGGCTGGCGGTTGGCGTGGTCCGTGCTACGGGAAACAAATGCCAGCGCTGCTGGAACTACAGCGACACGGTGGGAACGGCCGCCGCTCACCCTGACCTGTGTGATCGCTGCCTGAGCAACCTGCCGTAG
- the lspA gene encoding signal peptidase II, giving the protein MTTLRKQAPLLAIVILVVLADQVTKAWVTTAMNLHESIQVIPGLFSITYVRNPGAAFGFLAGASPLVRLTFFIAVTLLAIGLILYSLFKDRFIQASWRIPLVLILSGALGNLADRVRFGEVIDFLDFYIGSAHWPAFNVADSAITVGAVLLTILAFRGEKDVLEAGS; this is encoded by the coding sequence ATGACGACTCTAAGGAAACAGGCGCCTCTTCTGGCGATCGTGATTCTGGTGGTACTGGCCGACCAGGTCACCAAGGCATGGGTGACCACCGCCATGAACCTTCACGAGTCCATCCAGGTCATTCCCGGCCTGTTCAGCATCACCTACGTTCGCAACCCCGGGGCGGCCTTCGGTTTCCTGGCCGGGGCGTCGCCGCTGGTCCGTCTCACTTTCTTCATCGCGGTGACCCTCCTCGCCATCGGCCTGATCCTGTACTCCCTCTTCAAGGACCGGTTCATCCAGGCATCCTGGAGAATCCCCCTGGTCCTCATCCTGTCCGGGGCACTGGGCAACCTGGCCGACCGGGTCCGCTTCGGGGAGGTCATCGACTTCCTGGATTTCTATATCGGATCGGCGCACTGGCCTGCCTTCAATGTGGCCGATTCCGCCATTACGGTGGGAGCCGTCCTGCTCACGATCCTTGCCTTCCGGGGTGAAAAGGACGTCCTCGAGGCAGGTTCCTGA
- a CDS encoding potassium transporter TrkG — protein sequence MSFRPALFLSRLLSSARLFILSFALLILAGALFLWHPVCAAKTPLSFVDALFMSASAVCVTGLATVDIGRDLSLTGQIVTLVLFQLGGLGIITFSTVLLGIVGLGVPFKGREIIQSTFLHTPRRDFLMIAKWVLLYTLVIESAGAVLLFLRFIREQPAGQAAYSAIYHAVSAFNNCGYTLFTDSLVRYQGDWLVNATVMALIVLGGIGFIVQYEIFTKFRGRQQRLSVHTRIVLLTTSILIVAGALFFYLFEFSHVLKGMPVDEQFLVAVFQSVTTRTAGFNTVDIGQLTNGTILVMMILMFIGASPGSTGGGVKTTSFALLMLMIWNRMKGFDAVSIYNRTMPAEILTKTILIIFASAFSVCLITSFLLLVGSNPGQDPALTRHFFVEYSFETVSAFGTVGLSMGITSKLSDLQKLAIVFMMFAGRLGPLTLAFSWSRTKRGVTYAEESVMVG from the coding sequence ATGTCCTTCAGGCCGGCACTGTTTCTCTCCAGGCTCCTGTCATCGGCAAGGCTGTTCATCCTGAGCTTTGCGCTTCTGATCCTGGCGGGCGCACTGTTCCTGTGGCACCCCGTCTGCGCCGCGAAGACCCCGCTCTCTTTCGTCGATGCCCTGTTCATGTCGGCTTCCGCCGTCTGCGTCACGGGGCTGGCCACCGTCGACATCGGACGGGATCTCTCTCTGACCGGCCAGATCGTGACGCTGGTCCTCTTTCAGCTCGGAGGGCTGGGCATCATCACGTTCTCCACCGTTCTTCTCGGTATCGTGGGCCTGGGAGTCCCCTTCAAGGGGCGGGAAATCATCCAGTCCACCTTTCTCCACACGCCGCGCCGCGATTTCCTGATGATTGCGAAGTGGGTCCTTCTGTACACCCTCGTGATCGAGAGCGCCGGAGCGGTGCTGCTCTTTCTCCGCTTCATCCGGGAACAGCCCGCCGGGCAGGCGGCCTACTCGGCGATCTACCACGCCGTATCGGCCTTCAACAACTGCGGCTACACCCTGTTCACGGACAGCCTTGTCCGGTACCAGGGGGACTGGCTGGTGAATGCCACCGTCATGGCCCTCATCGTCCTGGGCGGGATCGGATTCATCGTCCAGTACGAGATCTTCACGAAATTCCGGGGGCGGCAGCAGCGCCTGTCGGTGCACACCCGGATCGTCCTGTTGACGACCTCCATCCTGATCGTCGCCGGGGCCCTGTTTTTCTACCTCTTCGAATTCAGCCACGTACTGAAGGGCATGCCGGTGGACGAGCAGTTCCTGGTCGCCGTTTTCCAGTCCGTGACGACCCGGACGGCGGGATTCAACACGGTGGATATCGGTCAACTGACCAACGGAACGATTCTCGTCATGATGATCCTGATGTTCATCGGGGCATCCCCGGGATCGACCGGCGGAGGGGTCAAGACCACCAGCTTCGCCCTGCTGATGCTCATGATCTGGAACCGGATGAAGGGATTCGATGCGGTCAGCATCTACAACCGGACCATGCCGGCGGAGATCCTCACCAAGACAATCCTGATCATTTTCGCCTCGGCTTTCTCGGTCTGCCTCATTACCTCGTTTCTCCTGCTGGTGGGGTCCAATCCGGGACAGGACCCCGCACTGACCCGCCATTTCTTTGTCGAATACAGTTTTGAAACCGTCTCCGCATTCGGGACCGTGGGGCTGTCCATGGGCATCACGTCGAAGCTGAGCGACCTTCAGAAACTGGCCATTGTCTTCATGATGTTTGCCGGCCGGCTGGGGCCCCTCACCCTGGCCTTCTCCTGGAGCCGGACGAAACGGGGAGTGACCTATGCGGAAGAATCCGTCATGGTTGGATAA
- a CDS encoding TrkA family potassium uptake protein, giving the protein MKRVIVIGLGIFGFNIAKELFEHGFEVIAVDKSKDAVQRIRDYATKAVLADGTDRDIMDMIGIQEDDLVIVSFGEDLAASTLITLHLKQLGVKTIITKAVSEDHKLILERVGATEAIIPEKVMAAKLARSLRYPNVLDYIPLSDDYMISEIAPPSGFLGKSIGELQLRGRYNIEVIAVRDVLTDRISMVPTAGYVLKDGEALVVVGRDRDIEKIK; this is encoded by the coding sequence ATGAAACGGGTCATCGTGATCGGGCTGGGCATTTTCGGCTTCAACATCGCGAAGGAGCTATTCGAGCACGGCTTCGAGGTCATCGCCGTCGACAAAAGCAAGGACGCCGTCCAGCGGATCCGTGACTATGCCACGAAGGCCGTGCTCGCCGACGGGACGGACCGGGATATCATGGACATGATCGGGATCCAGGAAGACGATCTGGTGATCGTGTCCTTCGGAGAAGACCTGGCCGCCAGCACGCTCATCACGCTGCACCTGAAGCAGCTGGGCGTGAAGACCATCATCACCAAGGCCGTCAGCGAGGACCACAAGCTGATCCTGGAACGTGTGGGTGCCACCGAGGCGATCATCCCGGAAAAGGTCATGGCCGCCAAACTGGCCAGAAGCCTCCGGTACCCGAACGTTCTGGATTACATTCCCCTCTCGGACGATTACATGATCTCCGAGATCGCCCCCCCGTCCGGCTTTCTCGGGAAATCCATCGGTGAGCTGCAGCTCCGCGGCCGGTACAACATCGAGGTCATCGCGGTGCGGGACGTCCTCACGGACCGGATTTCCATGGTCCCCACCGCCGGTTACGTGCTCAAGGACGGCGAGGCCCTGGTCGTGGTCGGGAGGGACAGGGATATCGAGAAGATCAAGTGA
- a CDS encoding TRAP transporter large permease gives MTPITTGFAGFILLILLMFLRIPVGFTMAIVGFLGFGVLVSWDAALHLMARDVFSVFSSYNLTVIPLFVLMGQVAFHSGISGRLFNSAHKFFGHLRGGLAIATIGACAAFSAICGSTSATAATMSSVALPEMKKRGYDPALATGVVAAGGSLGILIPPSTIFIVYGIMTEQSIGKLFLAGVLPGILLALFFVLVVVIWTTLRPDLCRKDVRAPWSEKISSLAGVIETLALFVMVMGGLFIGIFTPTEAAGIGSLGTILIALVGRNITWRKFVLSLQETARISCMIMVIVAGATVFGHFLAVTTIPSEVGGWVAGLDLPPPLIIGLIILTYLLLGCLMDSLAMIMLTIPIFFPVVTTLGYDPVWFGVVIVLVTGMGVITPPVGINVYVVAGVAKDVPLQVIFSGATKLLLAQLVMALLLILFPAIALWLPGFVQ, from the coding sequence GTGACGCCCATCACTACCGGTTTTGCCGGCTTTATTTTGCTCATCCTGCTGATGTTCCTGCGGATCCCCGTCGGGTTCACGATGGCCATCGTGGGATTCCTCGGCTTCGGGGTCCTCGTCTCCTGGGATGCGGCCCTGCATCTCATGGCCCGGGATGTCTTTTCCGTCTTCAGTTCCTACAACCTCACGGTCATTCCTCTGTTCGTGCTCATGGGCCAGGTGGCCTTCCACTCTGGGATCAGCGGGCGCCTGTTCAATTCCGCCCACAAGTTCTTCGGACATCTGCGGGGCGGCCTGGCGATCGCCACCATCGGCGCCTGCGCCGCCTTTTCGGCCATTTGCGGTTCCACGAGCGCCACGGCGGCCACCATGTCGTCCGTAGCCTTGCCGGAGATGAAAAAGCGGGGCTACGACCCGGCCCTGGCAACGGGTGTGGTTGCGGCGGGAGGGAGCCTCGGCATCCTGATCCCGCCCAGCACGATCTTCATCGTCTATGGGATCATGACGGAGCAATCCATCGGGAAGCTCTTTCTGGCGGGCGTCCTGCCGGGGATCCTGCTTGCGCTTTTCTTTGTTCTCGTCGTCGTAATCTGGACCACACTCCGTCCGGATCTATGCCGGAAGGACGTCCGGGCTCCCTGGAGCGAGAAGATTTCCTCGCTGGCCGGTGTGATCGAGACGCTGGCCCTGTTTGTGATGGTCATGGGAGGGCTGTTCATCGGCATCTTCACTCCCACGGAAGCGGCCGGCATCGGTTCTCTGGGCACGATCCTCATCGCCCTGGTGGGGAGAAACATCACCTGGCGGAAATTCGTCCTGTCCCTCCAGGAGACGGCAAGGATCTCCTGCATGATTATGGTCATCGTGGCGGGGGCCACGGTCTTCGGCCATTTCCTGGCCGTGACGACCATTCCCTCCGAGGTGGGCGGCTGGGTGGCGGGTCTGGACCTTCCGCCGCCCCTGATCATCGGCCTCATCATCCTGACGTATCTCCTGCTGGGGTGCCTGATGGACTCCCTGGCCATGATCATGCTCACGATCCCGATCTTCTTCCCCGTGGTTACCACCCTGGGTTATGATCCGGTCTGGTTCGGCGTTGTCATCGTTCTGGTCACGGGCATGGGCGTCATCACGCCACCGGTCGGCATCAACGTTTACGTCGTGGCCGGTGTGGCCAAGGATGTGCCGCTCCAGGTCATCTTCAGCGGAGCAACGAAACTCCTCCTGGCGCAGCTGGTGATGGCTCTCCTGTTGATCTTGTTTCCAGCCATCGCCCTGTGGCTGCCGGGTTTCGTTCAATGA
- a CDS encoding acetate--CoA ligase family protein, with protein sequence MKFFFEPRGIAVVGATPNPSKGGNAILKNLITGYRGVICPVNPKYSEIEGIPCVPSLREVPDAVDLAILFVPAPQVLTALDECAGRGIRGVIVESGGFAETGPEGRNLQDRMVARGRELGIRIWGPNCMGLVDAVRSHVFSFMDPNALLRGLVPGDVSLVVQSGLLSAGFLVDLMTHGVMGISKACSIGNKADVDENDLLEYLAGDPDTRVIGLYLESFRDGRRFLELCRSCSKPVVVLKGGRSSRGAKAAMSHTASLAGNHAVISGALAQAGVTEARDFKQWMDLCRSLAAAPSAASGKGRIAVLTFSGGAGIMAADFFEDVGLEVADLSEETTTAVQELFPSWMPVANPVDVWPAMEKNMGTGVDVYGTALRSILADPGVDGVLLLAFVGNFRITMDLEDLAAQSRKAGKPVFLWLLGTRDKVSEFQQQARSFGVLAFQELYRAVECLEAVLRRRPAGEAISPKHPLPSPGRIAPEIEMLIRNARGALDEEVSKRILRSRGIPTVEETRVASEEACLKEADRIGYPVVLKGLQPGLVHKSEAGLVRLNIKDAQGLREAYGMIRNGLSDDGEVLVQRQVRGEGELIAGLVRDSQFGPCVLIGLGGTLTEVLRDTAFAVAPLGMDEALRLIGRIRGQALLNGYRGAPPVDREHLARVLIALGDLGLAVPRIREIDINPLLVTRDGLCAVDATIILDGSEKPGKAAS encoded by the coding sequence ATGAAATTCTTTTTTGAACCCCGGGGAATCGCCGTTGTGGGGGCCACCCCGAACCCCTCGAAGGGAGGAAACGCCATCCTGAAGAACCTGATCACGGGTTATCGGGGAGTAATTTGCCCGGTTAACCCGAAGTACTCAGAAATCGAGGGGATCCCTTGCGTTCCTTCCCTTCGGGAGGTTCCCGATGCCGTGGATCTGGCGATTTTGTTTGTTCCGGCCCCGCAGGTTCTCACGGCTCTGGACGAGTGTGCCGGCAGGGGAATCCGGGGTGTGATCGTCGAGTCCGGGGGATTCGCCGAGACGGGCCCGGAAGGCCGGAACTTGCAGGACCGGATGGTCGCCAGGGGACGGGAACTGGGGATCCGGATCTGGGGCCCCAACTGCATGGGCCTTGTCGATGCCGTTCGAAGCCATGTGTTTTCCTTTATGGATCCCAACGCCCTCCTCCGGGGCCTGGTTCCGGGGGACGTGTCCCTGGTCGTTCAGAGCGGTCTTCTCTCGGCGGGATTCCTGGTGGACCTCATGACCCACGGAGTGATGGGCATCAGCAAGGCATGCTCCATCGGAAACAAGGCCGACGTGGACGAAAACGACCTGCTGGAGTACCTGGCCGGGGATCCGGACACGAGGGTGATCGGCCTGTACCTGGAATCCTTCCGGGACGGCCGCCGGTTCCTGGAGCTTTGCCGCTCATGCTCCAAACCGGTCGTCGTGTTGAAGGGCGGGAGGAGCAGTCGGGGCGCAAAGGCCGCCATGAGCCATACCGCCTCCCTGGCGGGAAACCATGCCGTCATCTCCGGTGCCCTGGCCCAGGCTGGAGTTACCGAGGCAAGGGACTTCAAGCAATGGATGGATCTCTGCCGGTCTCTGGCCGCCGCTCCATCGGCGGCTTCCGGGAAGGGGAGGATCGCCGTTCTCACCTTCAGCGGTGGAGCGGGGATCATGGCGGCGGATTTCTTCGAGGACGTGGGGCTGGAAGTAGCCGACCTGTCCGAAGAGACCACCACCGCCGTGCAGGAGCTTTTCCCTTCCTGGATGCCCGTCGCCAATCCGGTGGATGTCTGGCCCGCCATGGAAAAGAACATGGGGACCGGCGTGGATGTATACGGCACGGCCCTGCGGTCCATCCTGGCGGATCCGGGGGTGGACGGTGTCCTGCTTCTGGCTTTCGTCGGCAATTTTCGCATCACCATGGATCTGGAAGACTTGGCCGCCCAGTCGCGGAAGGCGGGGAAGCCCGTGTTTCTATGGCTCCTGGGAACGCGAGACAAGGTCTCCGAGTTTCAGCAGCAGGCCCGCTCCTTCGGCGTGCTGGCGTTTCAGGAGCTGTATCGCGCCGTGGAATGCCTCGAAGCCGTTTTGAGGAGGCGGCCCGCCGGGGAAGCGATATCGCCGAAGCATCCGCTGCCGTCACCGGGACGGATCGCACCGGAAATCGAGATGTTGATTCGAAACGCCCGGGGAGCCCTGGATGAGGAGGTGTCCAAACGGATTCTCCGTTCCCGGGGGATTCCAACCGTGGAAGAGACGAGGGTCGCAAGCGAGGAGGCCTGTCTGAAGGAAGCGGATCGGATCGGCTATCCCGTGGTGCTCAAAGGCCTGCAGCCCGGCCTTGTGCACAAGAGCGAAGCCGGGCTGGTGCGCCTGAACATCAAGGATGCGCAGGGACTCCGTGAGGCATACGGCATGATCCGGAACGGCCTGTCGGATGACGGGGAGGTCCTGGTCCAGCGGCAGGTACGGGGGGAGGGGGAACTGATCGCGGGACTGGTCCGGGATTCCCAGTTCGGTCCCTGCGTCCTGATCGGCCTCGGCGGAACGCTGACGGAGGTCCTCCGGGACACCGCCTTCGCCGTGGCTCCGCTCGGCATGGACGAGGCGCTCAGGCTCATCGGGCGCATCCGGGGACAGGCCCTTCTCAACGGCTATCGCGGCGCCCCGCCGGTTGACCGGGAGCATCTGGCCAGGGTACTGATCGCCCTGGGAGACCTCGGGCTGGCGGTTCCGCGGATCCGGGAGATCGATATCAATCCGCTCCTCGTCACGCGGGATGGACTCTGTGCCGTGGATGCCACGATCATCCTGGACGGGAGCGAAAAGCCGGGAAAGGCGGCGTCGTAA